A genomic region of Arvicola amphibius chromosome 7, mArvAmp1.2, whole genome shotgun sequence contains the following coding sequences:
- the Prps1l1 gene encoding ribose-phosphate pyrophosphokinase 3: protein MPNIKIFSGSSHQDLSQKITERLGLELSKVVTKKFSNQETCVEIGESVRGEDVYIVQSGCGEINDSLMELLIMINACKIASASRVTAVIPCFPYARQDKKDKSRAPISAKLVANMLSIAGADHIITMDLHASQIQGFFDIPVDNLYAEPAVLKWIRENISEWRNCTIVSPDAGGAKRVTSIADHLNVDFALIHKERKKANEVDRMVLVGDVKDRVAILVDDMGDTCGTICHAADKLVSAGATSVYAILTHGIFSGPAIARINGACFEAVVVTNTIPQEDKMKECTKIQVIDISMILAEAIRRTHNGESVSYLFSNVPL, encoded by the coding sequence ATGCCGAACATTAAAATCTTCAGCGGCAGCTCCCACCAGGACTTATCCCAGAAGATTACTGAGCGcctgggcctggaactcagtaagGTGGTAACTAAGAAATTCAGCAACCAGGAGACCTGCGTGGAGATTGGCGAGAGTGTGCGCGGAGAGGATGTCTACATTGTTCAGAGCGGTTGCGGCGAAATCAACGACAGTCTAATGGAACTTTTGATCATGATTAATGCTTGCAAGATCGCTTCAGCCAGCCGGGTGACTGCGGTCATTCCGTGCTTCCCTTATGCCCGCCAGGATAAAAAGGATAAGAGCCGGGCCCCCATCTCTGCCAAGCTCGTAGCAAATATGCTGTCTATAGCAGGTGCCGATCACATCATCACCATGGACCTACACGCTTCTCAGATCCAGGGCTTTTTTGACATCCCCGTAGACAATCTGTATGCagagccagcagtcctgaagtgGATACGGGAGAATATCTCTGAATGGAGGAACTGTACGATTGTCTCTCCTGATGCTGGCGGGGCGAAGAGGGTCACTTCCATCGCAGACCATTTGAATGTGGATTTTGCCTTGATTCACAAAGAACGGAAGAAAGCCAATGAAGTGGACCGCATGGTTCTCGTGGGCGACGTGAAGGATCGCGTGGCTATCCTTGTGGATGACATGGGTGACACTTGTGGTACAATCTGCCACGCGGCTGACAAACTTGTCTCAGCAGGAGCCACCAGCGTTTATGCCATCTTGACTCACGGGATCTTCTCTGGCCCCGCCATTGCGCGCATCAACGGTGCATGCTTTGAAGCCGTGGTGGTCACTAACACCATACCTCAGGAGGACAAGATGAAAGAATGCACCAAAATCCAGGTGATTGACATCTCCATGATTCTTGCAGAAGCCATCCGGAGAACCCATAACGGAGAATCTGTTTCCTACCTGTTCAGTAATGTTCCCTTATAG